A genome region from Acipenser ruthenus chromosome 29, fAciRut3.2 maternal haplotype, whole genome shotgun sequence includes the following:
- the LOC131696774 gene encoding protein-L-isoaspartate O-methyltransferase domain-containing protein 2-like: MGGAVSAGEDNDELIDNLKEAHYIRSDLVEQAFRAIDRADYYLEEFRDNAYKDLAWRHGNIHLSAPCIYSEVMEALDLQPGLSFLNLGSGTGYLSTMVGLIIGPFGVNHGVELHADVIEYAYQKLDTFIKTCDSFDKFEFCEPSFVVGNCLEITPESRQYDRVYCGAGVQKEHENYMKNMLKVGGILVLPLEEKLTKITRTGYNIWETKKIIAVSFAPLAQPKNRDTGKSKAIPLPTLEVRTLQDLSRITIRHTLKQIENSEKVKNYNLIKNAPKFKRRRVHRRCLDSVMLTNKHLFVNHMVPHPMDDNNNCNEMAEYRQEDEDEEEEEEEEEEREFCDLKPEPLINLLREKILSLPLPEPLKMYLLYYREK, encoded by the exons ATGGGTGGAGCGGTGAGTGCTGGAGAAGACAACGATGAGCTAATCGACAATCTGAAAGAGGCCCACTATATCCGGTCTGACCTGGTGGAGCAGGCATTCCGGGCCATCGACCGAGCAGACTACTACCTGGAGGAGTTCAGAGACAATGCCTACAAGGACTTGGCTTGGAGACACGGCAATATTCACCTCTCCGCTCCCTGCATCTACTCTGAGGTGATGGAAGCCTTGGACCTGCAGCCAGGACTCTCCTTTCTGAACCTGGGCAGTGGGACTGGATATCTCAGCACTATGGTGGGACTGATTATAG GTCCATTTGGTGTAAACCATGGCGTGGAACTGCATGCTGATGTTATCGAGTATGCCTACCAGAAGCTGGACACTTTCATTAAGACTTGTGACAGCTTTGACAA GTTTGAGTTCTGTGAACCCTCGTTTGTGGTTGGGAATTGTCTTGAGATCACCCCGGAAAGCCGCCAGTACGATCGAGTTTACTGTGGTGCTGGGGTGCAGAAGGAGCACGAGAACTACATGAAAAACATGCTCAAAGTTGGAGGAATTCTAGTCCTGCCGCTGGAGGAGAAG CTAACCAAGATCACCCGCACAGGGTATAATATCTGGGAAACCAAAAAGATCATTGCTGTCTCCTTTGCACCACTGGCACAGCCAAAGAACAGGGATACTGGGAAATCCAAAGCCATCCCTCTTC CTACATTGGAAGTCCGTACCCTGCAGGACCTGTCACGAATTACCATCCGGCACACCCTAAAACAGATAGAAAACTCTGAGAAAGTGAAAAATTACAACCTCATCAAGAATGCTCCGAAGTTTAAGCGCAGGAGGGTGCACAGGCGATGCCTGGACTCCGTCATGCTAACGAACAAGCACCTGTTTGTGAACCACATGGTCCCGCACCCTATGGACGACAACAACAACTGCAATGAGATGGCTGAATACAGGCAGGAGGatgaggacgaggaggaggaagaggaggaggaggaggagagagagttcTGCGATCTGAAACCTGAGCCTCTCATCAATTTACTGAGGGAGAAGATCCTCAGCCTGCCACTGCCTGAGCCCCTCAAAATGTATCTCCTCTATTACAGGGAAAAATAA